A single region of the Dunckerocampus dactyliophorus isolate RoL2022-P2 chromosome 3, RoL_Ddac_1.1, whole genome shotgun sequence genome encodes:
- the phospho2 gene encoding pyridoxal phosphate phosphatase PHOSPHO2 isoform X2, whose amino-acid sequence MKTLMVLDFDHTVVDDNSDTWVIRCLPDQTLPETVRNSYRKGHWTEFMGRVMNYIGEQEVGPDRIRSVMESIPFTAGMTDLLTFISENKNAIDCIVISDANTLFIDWILGAAGLLAAVDHVFTNPARFNERGRMEVRRHHAHDCGRCPDNLCKRRVLEVYLAERSEYRCVFYVGDGGNDLCPASCLRGRDAVMPRKGYALEKLLARLDGTDEKDALKARVISWSSGMEVLEELKAALRS is encoded by the exons atgcCTTCCTGATCAGACCTTGCCTGAGACCGTGAGGAACTCTTACAGGAAAGGCCACTGGACTGAATTCATGGGAAGAGTCATGAACTACATCG GAGAGCAGGAAGTGGGTCCTGACAGGATCCGCAGCGTGATGGAGAGCATTCCCTTCACGGCGGGAATGACGGACTTGCTGACGTTCATATCGGAGAACAAAAATGCCATCGACTGCATCGTCATCTCCGACGCCAACACCCTCTTCATCGACTGGATCCTCGGCGCCGCGGGCCTCCTGGCGGCGGTGGACCACGTGTTCACCAACCCGGCCAGGTTCAACGAGCGGGGCCGCATGGAGGTGCGGCGCCACCACGCCCACGACTGCGGCCGCTGCCCCGACAACCTGTGCAAGCGACGGGTCCTGGAGGTCTACCTGGCCGAGCGCTCCGAGTACCGCTGCGTCTTCTACGTGGGGGACGGCGGCAACGACCTCTGCCCCGCTTCCTGCCTGAGGGGGCGTGACGCGGTGATGCCAAGGAAGGGGTACGCCCTGGAGAAACTGCTGGCCAGGCTGGACGGGACAGACGAAAAGGACGCGCTGAAGGCTCGGGTCATTTCCTGGAGCAGCGGCATGGAAGTCCTGGAGGAGCTGAAAGCGGCTTTGAGGTCGTAA